A genomic segment from uncultured Desulfuromonas sp. encodes:
- a CDS encoding YicC/YloC family endoribonuclease: protein MIKSMTGYGKGQVTGNDAHYSVEIKTVNHRYADITVKVPRTLMFLERDLKKWASERLTRGKIDVFVNRESTEQAVVTPVTNEALAAEYVHLFRAMSERYHLSGDIPLSLLVAQKDVVTLREANLDEALVRETLRQTLEKAVDAVEEMRLKEGEALQQDIQERLHDMEALLQVIEERAPVVVEEWQQKLQQRLERLQGDVDVDPQRVAQEIAIFADRCDISEEIVRFKSHLVQFRQLFEKDDAVGRQMDFLIQELNRETNTMGSKSNDAELTRQVVAIKAELEKIREQVQNIE, encoded by the coding sequence ATGATCAAAAGCATGACAGGGTATGGCAAGGGGCAGGTCACTGGAAACGATGCTCACTATAGCGTCGAAATCAAAACGGTTAATCACCGTTACGCCGATATTACCGTGAAGGTGCCGCGTACTCTGATGTTCCTCGAGCGTGATCTCAAGAAATGGGCGTCTGAACGTCTGACCCGAGGGAAAATCGATGTTTTTGTCAATCGTGAGTCCACTGAACAGGCTGTGGTTACACCGGTCACCAATGAGGCCCTGGCCGCAGAATATGTCCATCTGTTTCGTGCTATGAGTGAGCGTTATCACCTCAGCGGCGATATTCCGTTATCTTTGCTGGTGGCGCAGAAAGATGTGGTCACGCTGCGAGAGGCGAACCTGGATGAGGCTCTGGTGCGCGAAACCCTGCGCCAGACGCTGGAAAAGGCGGTGGATGCTGTCGAAGAGATGCGTCTCAAAGAAGGCGAGGCGCTTCAGCAGGATATCCAGGAGCGACTGCACGATATGGAGGCCCTCTTGCAAGTGATCGAAGAACGAGCGCCTGTTGTGGTCGAGGAGTGGCAGCAGAAACTGCAGCAACGTCTTGAACGACTACAGGGCGATGTGGACGTAGATCCGCAACGTGTTGCTCAGGAAATCGCCATCTTTGCCGACCGCTGTGATATCAGCGAAGAGATTGTCCGTTTTAAAAGCCATCTTGTGCAGTTCCGTCAGCTGTTTGAAAAGGACGATGCTGTCGGTCGACAGATGGACTTTCTGATTCAGGAACTCAACCGCGAAACCAACACTATGGGGTCGAAATCCAACGATGCGGAGTTGACGCGCCAGGTGGTTGCTATCAAGGCGGAATTGGAAAAGATTCGCGAGCAAGTGCAGAATATCGAGTAG
- a CDS encoding MarR family transcriptional regulator — translation MAIPHDLTHVLIELYDKISSWEQTVVRDSGLSPAQMHAVESVGHHGEMRMKEMAQRMGITTGTLTVMVDRLETLGILCRQPNPSDRRSYVIVLTDKGQHLFNEHHKLHELLTRELTSTFNDEETTTLHHLLHRLVGQF, via the coding sequence ATGGCCATCCCCCACGATCTGACGCATGTGTTGATTGAACTATATGACAAAATTTCATCCTGGGAACAAACAGTGGTCAGGGATAGTGGTCTATCGCCAGCCCAGATGCATGCCGTTGAAAGTGTTGGCCACCATGGTGAAATGCGCATGAAGGAGATGGCCCAACGCATGGGGATCACGACCGGAACCTTGACGGTTATGGTCGACCGACTCGAAACCCTTGGCATCCTGTGTCGCCAGCCCAACCCGTCAGATCGCCGCTCCTATGTGATTGTCCTTACGGACAAAGGACAACACCTGTTTAACGAGCATCATAAATTACACGAATTGCTGACCAGAGAGCTCACCTCAACATTCAATGACGAGGAAACAACAACGCTCCACCACCTGCTGCACAGGCTTGTCGGTCAGTTTTAA
- the dmeF gene encoding CDF family Co(II)/Ni(II) efflux transporter DmeF: MNPPPIDHWQHDHLFHHDNRQAERNTYRVIVLTLIMMVVEIFAGWLFGSMALLADGWHMGTHVFALGITAAAYVYSRRHAADPSYSYGTGKVGVLSGYTSAILLAGVAALMIGESIERLIHPNAIHFNEALLVAVIGLIVNLASAVMLHAGGEEHHHDHHGHHHAHHHDHNLKAAYLHVIADALTSVTAIAALLCGKYFGWLWLDPTMGLVGAVIIGIWAWGLVKDTSTILLDRQTDPELPQQISAALENDQTQIADLHVRRISPHCLSAEITVVSCTPQPASLYKELLRPIKDLEHITIEVHAYKDQGTMAT; encoded by the coding sequence ATGAATCCGCCCCCGATTGACCACTGGCAACACGACCACCTCTTTCACCACGACAACCGCCAGGCCGAACGAAACACTTACCGAGTGATTGTTCTGACGCTGATCATGATGGTGGTGGAAATTTTTGCCGGATGGCTATTTGGCTCCATGGCGTTGCTGGCTGACGGCTGGCACATGGGGACCCACGTGTTTGCACTGGGCATCACAGCAGCAGCCTATGTCTACAGCCGCCGTCATGCCGCTGACCCCAGTTACAGCTACGGAACGGGCAAAGTTGGCGTCCTCAGTGGTTACACCAGCGCCATCCTTCTTGCCGGTGTCGCAGCATTGATGATCGGCGAATCCATTGAACGCCTGATTCATCCTAATGCGATTCACTTCAATGAAGCTTTGCTTGTGGCCGTCATCGGCCTGATCGTCAACCTTGCAAGCGCCGTGATGCTACATGCTGGAGGAGAAGAGCATCACCACGACCATCATGGCCACCACCATGCGCATCATCACGACCACAACCTTAAAGCCGCCTACCTTCATGTCATCGCTGACGCGCTGACCTCGGTCACGGCCATTGCCGCTTTGCTCTGTGGCAAGTATTTTGGCTGGCTCTGGCTCGATCCGACCATGGGTCTGGTTGGGGCCGTCATTATCGGCATCTGGGCATGGGGACTGGTTAAAGACACCAGCACCATTCTCCTTGACCGGCAAACCGATCCAGAGTTGCCACAACAAATCAGTGCGGCGCTGGAAAATGACCAGACCCAAATAGCGGACCTTCACGTGCGACGCATCAGCCCCCATTGCCTGTCCGCCGAGATCACCGTGGTCAGTTGCACCCCACAACCGGCCAGTTTATATAAAGAGTTATTGCGACCAATCAAGGATCTTGAGCACATCACCATTGAAGTCCATGCCTATAAAGACCAGGGCACAATGGCAACATAA
- the glpK gene encoding glycerol kinase GlpK, with translation MTSYVLAVDQGTTGTTVLIFDRQGGLCAQAYSEFNQSYPQPGWVEHDAEEIWQTTLKVIRQALAQGDISVQQLRSIGITNQRETVVVWDRRTSLPVAPAIVWQDRRTANFCEQLKAEGLEPDWQQRTGLRIDPYFSATKVHWLLQQSSEWQQRACKGELAFGTIDSWLLWKLSGGRCHVTDVTNASRTLLYDIHRNCWDETILDRLGIPEKLLPKVFPSATFFTETDPDLFDGVRIPVTGVAGDQQAALFGQMCHDPGMAKNTYGTGSFLLLNTGTQPVISDHLLTTIAWQLEGCPLTYALEGSIFVTGAAIQWLRDGLGLIESAADSAALAASVVDNEDVYFVPALTGLGAPHWDPYARGLMIGMTRGTTRAHLVRAALESMAYQVTDVARIMTQESGVALTELRADGGAVANEFLMQFQADMLGVPVSVAPLGETTAFGAAALAGLASGLWSDCRELQNCQTLRQRYEAEMSRDQAEKFMGRWSEAVALSRGWAR, from the coding sequence ATGACCTCTTATGTCCTGGCTGTCGACCAGGGGACAACCGGAACCACCGTCCTGATCTTTGATCGCCAAGGTGGCTTGTGTGCCCAGGCCTACAGTGAATTTAACCAATCGTATCCACAGCCCGGCTGGGTTGAGCATGATGCAGAGGAGATCTGGCAGACGACCCTGAAGGTCATACGCCAGGCATTGGCTCAAGGGGATATCTCGGTTCAGCAGCTGCGTTCCATCGGGATTACCAATCAGCGTGAAACGGTCGTCGTTTGGGATCGGCGCACATCGCTTCCGGTGGCGCCCGCTATCGTCTGGCAAGACCGCCGCACCGCCAACTTTTGTGAGCAGCTTAAAGCAGAAGGTTTGGAGCCTGACTGGCAGCAACGCACCGGTTTACGTATCGATCCGTATTTTTCGGCCACTAAAGTGCACTGGCTGCTTCAGCAGTCGTCAGAATGGCAACAACGCGCCTGCAAAGGAGAGCTGGCCTTCGGCACCATTGACAGTTGGTTGCTGTGGAAACTCTCTGGTGGTCGTTGCCATGTCACCGATGTCACCAATGCCTCCCGTACCCTGCTTTATGACATCCATCGCAACTGTTGGGATGAAACCATTCTTGACCGGCTGGGGATTCCGGAAAAGCTGTTGCCAAAGGTCTTTCCCTCCGCGACCTTCTTTACCGAAACTGATCCCGATTTATTTGATGGCGTGAGAATTCCGGTGACCGGTGTCGCTGGTGATCAGCAGGCGGCTTTGTTTGGGCAGATGTGCCATGATCCCGGTATGGCGAAGAACACCTATGGAACCGGGTCCTTTTTGCTGCTGAATACCGGCACGCAACCAGTTATCAGCGATCATTTGTTGACGACCATTGCCTGGCAGCTGGAAGGTTGCCCGTTGACCTATGCTCTGGAAGGCTCGATTTTTGTGACCGGTGCCGCCATTCAGTGGCTGAGGGATGGGCTCGGCCTGATCGAGTCAGCGGCAGACAGTGCCGCACTCGCTGCATCTGTGGTGGACAATGAAGATGTTTACTTTGTCCCGGCTTTAACTGGACTGGGGGCGCCGCATTGGGATCCGTATGCGCGTGGCCTGATGATCGGTATGACGCGCGGAACGACGCGGGCTCATCTGGTGCGTGCCGCCTTGGAAAGTATGGCGTATCAAGTCACCGATGTCGCCCGGATCATGACGCAAGAGTCCGGTGTTGCTTTGACGGAGTTGCGTGCCGATGGTGGCGCGGTTGCGAATGAATTTCTCATGCAGTTTCAGGCTGATATGCTCGGTGTGCCGGTCAGTGTTGCTCCCCTGGGTGAAACCACTGCATTTGGTGCTGCTGCGCTCGCCGGTCTGGCCTCAGGGCTGTGGAGCGATTGCCGAGAACTGCAAAATTGTCAGACTCTTCGTCAGCGCTACGAGGCTGAAATGTCACGCGATCAGGCCGAAAAATTCATGGGCCGCTGGTCTGAAGCTGTTGCCCTGAGCCGCGGCTGGGCGCGCTAG
- a CDS encoding PilZ domain-containing protein — protein MLKLLLYTHDPEVQKHYLKALPDQGAMAVVVSDFKDFFKQSNTIPCSGVLLDVVSSIRASHFDREVIQELLEVYPSLRLRLDPKTGEIRTLMTGAGPGQQISIPKFVETYCTNYPPRCLRMCQRKPIHCNILYSLHKQFAPESVNRSVTMDLSAGGCFLATTEDFTVGERLWIRIIELMDNSPIMVEVRWCREWGKSMMVPGVGLHFSVISDGQMEEIRTLLDGD, from the coding sequence ATGCTCAAACTGCTTTTATACACACACGATCCAGAGGTGCAGAAGCATTACCTCAAGGCGTTGCCGGACCAGGGCGCCATGGCTGTTGTGGTCTCGGATTTTAAAGATTTTTTTAAACAGTCCAATACCATTCCGTGCAGTGGTGTTCTGCTCGATGTCGTCAGCAGCATACGCGCCAGTCATTTTGATCGGGAAGTTATTCAGGAGCTGCTGGAGGTCTATCCGTCGCTGCGTTTGCGTCTTGATCCTAAAACCGGAGAGATTCGCACCCTGATGACGGGTGCCGGCCCCGGTCAGCAGATCTCTATCCCGAAGTTTGTGGAAACCTACTGTACCAATTACCCTCCGCGCTGTCTGCGGATGTGTCAGCGCAAGCCGATTCATTGCAATATCCTTTACTCGCTGCATAAACAATTCGCCCCTGAATCTGTAAACCGTTCCGTGACGATGGACCTGTCAGCCGGCGGCTGTTTTCTGGCGACGACAGAAGACTTTACCGTGGGGGAACGTTTGTGGATTCGGATCATCGAATTGATGGATAATTCGCCGATTATGGTTGAAGTCCGCTGGTGCCGCGAGTGGGGAAAGTCGATGATGGTGCCTGGCGTCGGTCTTCATTTTTCGGTGATCAGTGACGGTCAGATGGAAGAGATTCGTACCCTGCTGGATGGGGATTAA
- a CDS encoding TIGR04211 family SH3 domain-containing protein: MKFRSLILLMLLLLCAAATVAAETRYVSDQLVITVREGMGNQYRVIQTIATDTPVDVLDEQGRYLHVRLENGVEGYVLKQYISRSTPKTSVIAKLKQDLAGLEKKLSDRHGSVTTLSESNAELEEALIQTRRELEQTQQTLEQTQKQYAELQNKAENTVLIDKERQRLKKDFAELSQKTQQLEEQNAEVLNTAMIKWFVAGAGVLFVGWVAGKFSRKKRRSLGGF; this comes from the coding sequence ATGAAATTTCGCAGCTTGATCCTGTTGATGCTTTTACTGCTTTGCGCTGCCGCTACGGTTGCAGCGGAAACCCGCTACGTTTCAGACCAGTTGGTCATAACCGTGAGGGAAGGCATGGGCAATCAATACCGGGTGATTCAGACGATTGCCACGGATACGCCGGTGGACGTACTTGATGAACAGGGACGCTATCTGCATGTGCGACTAGAGAACGGTGTCGAAGGTTACGTTCTCAAGCAATATATCTCCCGTTCGACGCCAAAAACGTCGGTGATCGCCAAATTGAAACAGGACCTTGCCGGACTCGAAAAAAAATTGTCAGACCGCCATGGTTCCGTGACAACACTGAGTGAATCAAATGCCGAGCTCGAAGAGGCCTTGATCCAGACGCGTCGAGAGTTAGAGCAGACGCAACAGACACTGGAACAAACCCAGAAACAATATGCTGAGCTGCAAAATAAGGCTGAGAATACCGTGCTGATTGACAAGGAACGACAACGGTTGAAAAAGGACTTTGCCGAACTCAGTCAGAAAACCCAGCAGTTGGAGGAACAGAACGCTGAGGTGCTCAATACGGCCATGATTAAATGGTTTGTTGCCGGTGCCGGTGTCTTGTTTGTTGGCTGGGTGGCCGGCAAGTTTTCGCGTAAGAAAAGGCGCTCGCTGGGCGGTTTCTAA
- a CDS encoding radical SAM protein produces MAKQRQRQTAQGKTIHMVVATADGEVFEHPDLLMAGMNGMSLCRPLDEELIPLPEGSRLFTLPQTPPVGFDPSQNRFVTAERLPRRWGGEKIEAVCAFMAPAFTRTLLPAADYRKERQTLPLWAYTAVGWCLEEERFYVAAQKVDRNVQWQPERFDDREVAPGVEKILAQYPDNRLLDQLSRCALDYHCFAAKNLFLGRWEAPLPTSPVCNSRCLGCLSYQAEENECCPSSQERLTFVPTVEELCQTAVPHLEQAENAIVSFGQGCEGDPILQADTICEAVRAMRQQTSRGTINFNSNASLPDKVVKLAEAGIDSIRVSLNALREPFYNAYYRPRGYVFADVLESIRLAKDHGLFVMLNYLVFPGITDQPAEVEALLKVIDNRRVDLIQMRNLCLDPLMYWQAMPQGEPGMGMKAMLDHVKQQVPAIQYGYFNRTRENFYPAGYETDWPLS; encoded by the coding sequence ATGGCGAAACAGCGGCAAAGGCAGACAGCTCAGGGTAAAACGATTCACATGGTGGTGGCCACAGCAGATGGCGAGGTGTTTGAGCATCCCGACTTACTCATGGCGGGAATGAACGGCATGAGCCTGTGTCGTCCGCTGGATGAAGAGTTGATTCCTTTGCCGGAAGGCAGCCGCCTGTTTACTCTGCCGCAGACGCCGCCGGTCGGCTTTGATCCGAGTCAAAATCGTTTTGTTACGGCCGAGCGCTTGCCGCGTCGCTGGGGCGGAGAAAAGATCGAAGCAGTCTGCGCCTTTATGGCTCCGGCCTTTACCCGCACCCTGTTGCCAGCCGCTGACTATCGCAAAGAACGCCAGACGTTACCACTGTGGGCTTATACGGCGGTGGGTTGGTGCCTGGAGGAAGAGCGCTTTTACGTGGCGGCCCAGAAGGTCGATCGCAACGTGCAGTGGCAGCCGGAGCGTTTTGATGACCGTGAAGTGGCGCCCGGTGTTGAAAAAATCCTGGCGCAATACCCGGACAATCGTCTGCTCGACCAGCTGTCACGCTGCGCCCTTGATTATCACTGCTTTGCCGCTAAGAATCTGTTTCTCGGTCGCTGGGAAGCGCCGCTGCCGACCTCGCCGGTATGTAATTCGCGTTGCCTGGGTTGTCTGTCGTATCAGGCCGAAGAGAACGAGTGCTGCCCGTCGAGCCAGGAACGGTTGACCTTTGTGCCGACGGTCGAAGAGCTGTGTCAGACGGCCGTACCGCATCTGGAGCAGGCGGAAAACGCCATTGTCTCGTTTGGGCAAGGCTGCGAAGGTGACCCGATTCTGCAGGCTGATACCATCTGTGAGGCGGTGCGCGCCATGCGTCAGCAGACCTCACGTGGCACCATCAATTTTAATTCCAATGCGTCCTTGCCGGATAAAGTGGTCAAATTGGCCGAGGCCGGTATCGATTCGATTCGGGTGTCGTTGAATGCACTGCGCGAGCCGTTTTACAATGCCTATTATCGGCCACGTGGCTACGTGTTTGCCGATGTGCTGGAATCAATTCGTCTGGCCAAAGACCACGGTCTGTTTGTCATGCTCAACTATCTGGTGTTTCCCGGCATCACCGATCAGCCCGCTGAAGTCGAGGCGTTGCTCAAGGTGATTGATAACCGTCGGGTGGATCTGATCCAGATGCGCAATCTGTGCCTGGACCCGCTGATGTACTGGCAGGCCATGCCGCAGGGCGAGCCGGGTATGGGTATGAAGGCGATGCTCGACCATGTCAAGCAACAGGTGCCGGCCATTCAGTATGGTTATTTTAATCGGACACGGGAAAACTTTTATCCGGCCGGTTACGAAACGGATTGGCCCCTCAGTTAG
- a CDS encoding DUF4080 domain-containing protein, which produces MRTLLTTLHSKYIHPSLALPYLAAYCQQDATIDCDELLIREFTLHEPKENVLYELLKEQPDVIAFSVYLWNRIATLELVDALHVAAPHVRVILGGPEVSYETTPLWQHHPGIHAIIHGEGEQPLRALLHSWQHKEQPKPIPGIEQRDGNHLIDGGVGPLLETLDSIPSPFESGWMDCERGFVYYETSRGCPYSCAFCMSALDTRVRSFSMERIERDLLWLMEREIPKIKLVDRTFNYDPRRAYHIFSFILKHNRCSHFHFEIGAHLLDEATLELLKTVPDDMFQFEIGIQSTLPETLKTIKRHAPQQQLFDNVRALIETTHVHLHLDLIAGLPGEDMAQMVKGFDQVMALNPDHLQIETVKLLPGAPLRQQAQHHHLVFDPNPPYRVLTTPTMNYNDLEEIRALSRVLDLTWNCGRARNLLRYLGDHYESMGEASLAIARDWQQRNVLRFPLGQKELFEQLAAFIRHQADEDQQPVLLDLLARDCALTERLTPGNAPDFFDLDLDHDQQARLKQCVAEQLQRIQGQGIKLQHFAARFQHLPDREPAVHVFFYLTGSGRKMEVLETILNEESTI; this is translated from the coding sequence ATGCGAACCCTGTTGACCACCCTACACAGCAAATACATCCATCCCAGTCTGGCGCTGCCCTACTTAGCGGCCTATTGTCAGCAGGATGCGACCATTGACTGCGACGAACTGCTCATTCGCGAGTTCACTCTGCACGAGCCGAAAGAAAACGTGCTCTACGAACTGCTCAAAGAACAGCCGGATGTGATCGCTTTTTCCGTTTATTTGTGGAACCGCATCGCCACATTAGAGCTGGTCGATGCTCTGCACGTGGCAGCACCGCACGTCCGCGTCATCCTCGGCGGTCCGGAAGTCAGTTACGAAACCACGCCGTTGTGGCAACACCATCCAGGCATCCACGCTATTATCCATGGCGAAGGAGAACAACCACTACGCGCCCTGCTCCACTCCTGGCAGCACAAAGAACAACCAAAACCGATACCAGGCATTGAACAACGCGATGGAAATCACCTCATCGACGGTGGCGTTGGTCCACTATTGGAAACGTTGGACAGCATCCCATCACCGTTTGAAAGCGGCTGGATGGACTGCGAGCGCGGCTTTGTCTATTACGAAACCAGTCGCGGTTGCCCGTACAGCTGTGCTTTCTGTATGAGCGCTCTGGATACGAGGGTGCGGTCGTTTTCCATGGAGCGTATTGAACGCGACCTGCTATGGCTGATGGAGCGCGAGATTCCCAAGATCAAACTGGTGGATCGCACCTTCAACTACGACCCGCGCCGCGCCTACCACATTTTCAGCTTTATCCTGAAGCACAACCGCTGCAGCCATTTTCATTTTGAGATCGGTGCCCATCTACTCGACGAAGCCACGTTGGAACTACTCAAGACGGTACCGGACGACATGTTCCAGTTCGAGATCGGCATCCAATCGACCCTGCCGGAGACATTGAAGACCATCAAACGTCATGCCCCGCAGCAGCAGTTGTTTGACAATGTCCGCGCCCTCATTGAAACGACCCATGTCCACCTGCACCTTGATTTGATTGCCGGATTACCGGGCGAAGACATGGCCCAGATGGTCAAGGGCTTCGACCAGGTGATGGCCCTCAACCCCGATCATCTGCAGATCGAAACGGTAAAACTATTGCCGGGCGCACCGCTGCGCCAGCAGGCCCAACACCATCATTTGGTGTTCGACCCCAACCCGCCCTACCGCGTGCTGACGACACCGACCATGAACTATAACGACCTGGAAGAAATACGCGCCCTGAGTCGGGTGCTGGATCTGACCTGGAATTGCGGACGGGCACGCAATCTGCTGCGGTATCTGGGCGATCACTACGAGAGTATGGGCGAGGCGTCTCTGGCCATTGCTCGCGACTGGCAGCAGCGCAATGTGCTGCGCTTTCCGCTGGGTCAAAAGGAGTTGTTTGAACAGCTGGCGGCATTTATCCGCCATCAGGCCGACGAAGACCAGCAGCCCGTCCTACTCGACCTCCTCGCCCGCGATTGCGCCCTCACCGAACGGCTGACGCCGGGCAATGCGCCGGACTTTTTCGATCTGGATCTTGACCACGACCAGCAGGCACGCCTCAAGCAATGCGTCGCAGAGCAGTTACAACGCATTCAAGGGCAAGGAATCAAGCTGCAGCATTTTGCCGCCCGCTTTCAGCACCTGCCGGACCGGGAACCAGCCGTGCATGTGTTTTTCTATCTGACGGGAAGTGGACGGAAGATGGAGGTGCTGGAAACGATCCTCAACGAAGAAAGTACCATCTGA
- a CDS encoding acetyltransferase, which produces MNIEVVEKADYLTLIKVWEASVRATHDFLAEEDLQELKPLILEQYFDAVDLRCAKSNDGEILGFCGVHDGNIEMLFIAPEARRKGLGALLVLYAINSQGASKVDVNEQNGQALGFYQHMGFSVTGRSPVDGQGKPYPLLHMAL; this is translated from the coding sequence ATGAACATAGAGGTTGTCGAAAAAGCAGATTATCTCACTCTGATAAAAGTCTGGGAGGCTTCGGTTAGAGCAACTCATGATTTTTTGGCCGAGGAAGATCTGCAAGAGTTAAAGCCATTGATCCTTGAACAGTATTTTGACGCCGTTGACCTGAGGTGTGCTAAATCAAATGATGGTGAAATACTGGGTTTTTGTGGTGTGCATGATGGCAATATTGAGATGTTGTTTATTGCACCTGAAGCGCGCAGAAAAGGTCTTGGTGCTCTGTTAGTCCTCTATGCCATCAACTCCCAAGGTGCGAGCAAAGTAGATGTCAATGAACAGAACGGTCAGGCGCTGGGGTTTTATCAGCATATGGGGTTTTCGGTAACAGGGCGCTCACCCGTTGATGGGCAGGGCAAGCCTTATCCGCTCCTGCATATGGCGCTGTGA
- a CDS encoding nuclear transport factor 2 family protein gives MNKDQAQKFAEEWIHAWNSHDLELILSHYDDEFEMSSPAIIKLTGEPSGLLKGKSAVEKYWAGALEKYPDLKFTLLHTLQGANSVALLYEGVLGLSNEIFHFGANGKVVRAFAHYDF, from the coding sequence ATGAACAAAGACCAAGCGCAAAAGTTTGCAGAAGAATGGATTCATGCTTGGAATTCGCATGACCTGGAACTGATCCTTTCGCACTACGACGACGAATTCGAAATGTCATCTCCGGCAATAATCAAGCTTACTGGTGAGCCAAGTGGTCTGCTCAAAGGTAAATCAGCTGTGGAAAAGTATTGGGCCGGTGCTTTGGAGAAATATCCGGACTTAAAATTCACGTTGCTGCACACATTGCAAGGGGCAAATAGTGTCGCTCTCCTCTATGAGGGTGTCTTGGGCCTCTCAAACGAGATATTTCATTTCGGTGCAAATGGTAAAGTTGTGAGGGCATTTGCCCACTATGACTTCTGA
- a CDS encoding transposase, translated as MTRPLRIEFEGALYHVTARGNRQELIFVNDEDREVFLDLLGKVIARYNWICHVYCLMDNHYHLMIETPDANLSAGMRQLNGIYTQIFNRSHGKVGHVFQGRFKSILVEKESHLLELCRYVVLNPVRAHQCTTPDEWQWSSYHATATGKKVADWLTVDWILGQFSDKRSEAQKKYREFVFDPLGLEYSPLPSIVGQFILGGQNFVSRMAPYLMDKTEIKEISRQQRLVGRPSLNELFSGISDKPQRNLAIKKAHLDYGYTLKEIADHIGRHYSTISRVVSG; from the coding sequence ATGACACGACCACTACGCATAGAATTTGAAGGGGCATTGTATCACGTTACAGCTCGAGGAAATCGTCAGGAGTTGATTTTTGTCAACGATGAAGACAGAGAGGTATTTCTCGACCTGTTGGGCAAAGTGATTGCACGCTACAACTGGATTTGCCATGTCTATTGTTTGATGGACAACCACTACCACCTGATGATTGAAACCCCGGATGCGAATCTTTCGGCGGGAATGCGTCAACTCAATGGCATTTATACCCAAATATTCAATCGTTCCCACGGCAAAGTCGGCCATGTTTTTCAGGGGCGCTTTAAGTCGATATTGGTTGAAAAAGAGTCGCACCTGCTGGAACTATGTCGATATGTCGTGCTGAACCCCGTCAGAGCACATCAATGTACGACTCCTGACGAGTGGCAATGGAGTAGTTATCATGCCACAGCCACAGGGAAAAAGGTCGCGGACTGGTTGACGGTGGACTGGATACTTGGCCAGTTTTCAGACAAAAGATCCGAAGCGCAAAAGAAATATCGTGAATTTGTGTTTGACCCCCTTGGCCTTGAATATAGCCCCTTGCCGAGCATTGTCGGTCAATTCATCCTCGGTGGGCAGAACTTTGTCAGCAGAATGGCTCCCTATCTCATGGATAAAACAGAAATCAAAGAGATCTCGCGTCAACAACGACTGGTTGGACGCCCATCTCTCAATGAGCTGTTTTCCGGTATTTCAGATAAACCACAAAGAAACTTGGCGATAAAGAAGGCCCATCTCGATTACGGCTATACGCTCAAAGAGATTGCGGATCATATAGGACGGCATTATTCGACGATTAGTCGCGTGGTGTCTGGCTAG
- a CDS encoding restriction endonuclease has protein sequence MICAYNEAKEYLDHVVLYDGEVRDQSDCPYCKSGIGIVDEAEIITYRCGKCGWWKAQYGKNVGMFGNYFIPSIHGIAQTYSPSDIDVPIKELREFLSKKPNYLSEVNPTTFEHLMADCFRLNYAPCEVVHLGGTGDGGIDLKLILGDETRYLIQIKRRADLSSTEGVKVVRELNGVLFREGCAKGMVVTTANRYSQAAHKETAIKTETDESYEMNLLAFHDVVSMLNIQSCVPYEPWKTHLLKGFQGETEQLRKYTTHNNTLNADLFSRCAPSPAGERGR, from the coding sequence ATGATTTGTGCCTATAACGAAGCAAAAGAATATCTTGATCATGTTGTCCTCTATGATGGTGAGGTGAGGGATCAATCAGATTGCCCTTACTGTAAAAGCGGAATAGGCATTGTTGATGAAGCTGAAATAATAACGTATAGATGTGGTAAATGCGGGTGGTGGAAAGCTCAGTACGGCAAGAATGTAGGGATGTTTGGTAACTATTTTATTCCAAGTATTCATGGTATCGCACAGACATATTCCCCATCTGATATTGATGTCCCTATTAAGGAATTACGTGAGTTTCTTTCAAAGAAACCAAATTATCTTTCTGAAGTTAATCCAACTACTTTCGAACACCTTATGGCTGATTGCTTTAGGTTAAATTACGCTCCATGTGAAGTTGTCCACCTCGGTGGAACTGGTGATGGAGGCATAGATTTAAAATTAATTCTCGGTGACGAAACAAGATACCTAATCCAAATTAAGCGAAGAGCAGATTTAAGTTCTACGGAAGGGGTAAAGGTTGTAAGAGAATTGAATGGTGTACTATTCCGAGAAGGGTGCGCCAAAGGAATGGTCGTTACTACAGCAAATAGATACTCACAAGCGGCCCATAAAGAAACAGCCATAAAAACAGAAACCGACGAATCTTATGAAATGAATCTATTGGCTTTTCATGATGTGGTATCCATGCTGAATATTCAATCCTGTGTTCCTTACGAGCCTTGGAAAACCCACTTGTTAAAAGGGTTTCAGGGAGAGACTGAGCAGTTGCGAAAATATACAACACATAACAACACGCTCAACGCGGACTTGTTCAGTCGCTGCGCTCCTTCACCAGCCGGTGAGCGTGGCCGTTAG